The following coding sequences lie in one Pseudomonas syringae CC1557 genomic window:
- a CDS encoding DUF4189 domain-containing protein, with translation MNMRWDKLSFLLFIFASSAMAEQGCPPGQYPIGGQGVAACAPIPQENPIQQQSRPSGKWIKTWGAVSIDKSDVGALGVSIGKLSKSEAQQDAIAGCVKAGGKDCRDWVAYENQCAAVAEPYRDGRSSAGTLHIKTGASPESIKKEVERICSQENGGECRVIYAACSEPIFQKY, from the coding sequence ATGAATATGAGATGGGATAAGCTTTCCTTTTTACTGTTTATCTTTGCGTCCTCTGCGATGGCTGAGCAGGGTTGTCCACCTGGACAATACCCAATAGGCGGACAGGGCGTTGCTGCATGCGCGCCAATCCCTCAAGAAAATCCTATTCAGCAGCAGTCCCGCCCAAGTGGCAAGTGGATAAAAACTTGGGGTGCCGTTTCAATTGATAAATCCGATGTAGGAGCGCTTGGTGTTTCCATTGGAAAACTATCTAAGAGCGAAGCGCAGCAAGATGCGATTGCTGGATGTGTCAAGGCAGGAGGAAAGGACTGTCGAGATTGGGTGGCCTATGAAAACCAATGCGCTGCCGTTGCGGAGCCTTATCGCGATGGCCGATCGTCAGCAGGGACATTGCATATTAAAACAGGAGCATCGCCTGAAAGCATTAAAAAGGAGGTGGAACGTATTTGCTCGCAGGAGAATGGCGGTGAATGCAGAGTAATCTATGCAGCGTGCTCGGAGCCAATTTTCCAGAAGTACTAA
- a CDS encoding type IV secretion system protein, which produces MDGSFHGAMSWLQPMADMNIGDFVFFKLVNNYFTNEIDKFGFEVMGRAMKWVSAIALTATTLWVLLLGYRIATGQSRESALTTMTKAAKIVIIVTFASAVGANGSSIQTATQNLDKEIHELFTGEEESSAEAIDKNLAYTQIALTALDAVNVVHDDPEALEKKGRAIFMAGFGTAGPPMVAGAMLLLFKFTMAFLIGIGPIFILFLMFDQTKDLFKRWLFYVIGTLFSMSMLSVVTGMVLKFTAKAAAAYWAAKIITLNNAEGLSSQALQQGGIGLIMTLVIVTVPGMVAAVWQGQMGTFMAYTAFNNGAASSPGPQGQPAGSYVPQQIARNSNQIDDRASAAAPQHSTRSIGSTGNSQPTQIAGSRGNAIKNEGGSA; this is translated from the coding sequence ATGGACGGAAGTTTCCACGGAGCGATGAGCTGGTTGCAGCCCATGGCGGACATGAACATCGGCGATTTCGTTTTCTTCAAACTGGTCAACAACTACTTTACCAACGAGATCGACAAGTTCGGTTTCGAGGTGATGGGCCGCGCCATGAAGTGGGTCAGCGCGATTGCCTTGACGGCGACCACGCTGTGGGTACTACTGCTGGGCTATCGCATCGCAACCGGGCAATCGCGCGAAAGCGCACTGACCACGATGACCAAGGCGGCTAAGATCGTGATCATAGTGACCTTCGCCTCCGCAGTAGGCGCCAATGGCTCCTCCATACAAACAGCGACCCAGAATCTGGACAAGGAGATCCACGAGCTATTCACGGGCGAGGAAGAGAGTTCCGCCGAAGCGATAGACAAGAACCTGGCCTATACGCAGATTGCGCTGACCGCCCTGGATGCGGTGAATGTCGTACACGACGATCCCGAAGCATTGGAAAAGAAAGGCCGGGCCATCTTCATGGCGGGCTTCGGCACCGCCGGTCCGCCGATGGTGGCCGGCGCGATGCTTCTGCTGTTCAAGTTCACCATGGCTTTCCTGATCGGCATCGGCCCGATCTTCATCTTGTTCCTGATGTTCGATCAGACCAAAGACCTGTTCAAACGGTGGCTTTTCTATGTGATCGGCACGCTGTTTTCGATGTCGATGTTGTCAGTAGTCACTGGCATGGTACTAAAATTCACCGCGAAGGCGGCCGCCGCCTATTGGGCGGCGAAAATCATCACGCTGAACAATGCGGAAGGATTGTCTTCGCAAGCCTTGCAGCAAGGCGGGATTGGATTGATTATGACCTTGGTGATTGTCACGGTGCCAGGAATGGTGGCTGCAGTCTGGCAGGGACAGATGGGGACGTTCATGGCCTACACTGCATTCAATAATGGCGCAGCCTCGTCCCCTGGGCCGCAGGGGCAGCCAGCGGGGTCGTATGTTCCTCAGCAAATTGCTAGAAATTCCAATCAAATTGATGATCGCGCATCTGCTGCCGCCCCTCAACACTCAACCCGCTCAATCGGGTCAACGGGAAACTCGCAGCCAACTCAAATTGCAGGCTCTCGTGGCAATGCTATAAAAAATGAAGGCGGTAGCGCTTGA
- the mobH gene encoding MobH family relaxase, protein MLSLFRRKQASVATAPSAAPATDLPKGLTRPETAASLLATPRRQKLLEHIWQRTSLSRQQFDTLYRKPLERYAALVQQFPASESHHHAYHGGMLDHGLEIVAYALKLRQSYLLPAGTTPEDQAAQAEAWTAATAYAALLHDIGKIAVDLHVEHADGSVWHPWHGPLKQPYRFRYREDREYRLHSAATGLLYHQVLDRFILDWLSGFPSLWAALLYIMAGQYEHAGVLGELVEKADRASVAQELGGDPAKAMAAPKHALQRKLLDGLRYLLKEELKLNQPQASDGWLTHDALWLVSKTVSDKLRAHLLAQGIDGIPSNNTAVFNVLQDHGILQATPEGKAIWKATVTSETGWSHSFTLLRLAPALIWEAAERPQPFSGTVVEEASGSEPIEENGGSPAPSPAPVGPPSFVDAASATLADLASAQVDAMEDLLSLISDPSPPATPLVEDASASLPPGEAESTATQRQTPDPAEGQPSQALPSPKHFIAWLKQGIESRKLIINDAKALVHTVADTAYLVSPGVFQRYAQEHPQIAALAKQENVQEWQWVQKHFEKLLLHRKQDNGLNIWTCDVIGPRKSRRLHGYLLQDPRHLFDEVPPNNPYLRVH, encoded by the coding sequence ATGCTCTCCCTGTTCCGGCGAAAACAGGCCTCGGTCGCTACCGCTCCGTCGGCAGCACCCGCCACCGACCTCCCGAAAGGGCTGACACGGCCGGAGACGGCCGCGTCTCTGCTAGCAACCCCGCGCCGTCAGAAGTTGTTGGAACACATTTGGCAGCGCACTTCGCTGTCTCGCCAGCAGTTTGACACGCTGTACCGCAAGCCCTTGGAGCGCTACGCCGCGCTTGTGCAGCAATTCCCCGCCTCCGAGAGCCACCACCATGCCTACCATGGCGGCATGCTCGACCATGGGCTTGAGATCGTTGCCTACGCGCTCAAGCTGCGGCAGTCCTATCTGCTGCCCGCTGGCACAACACCCGAAGACCAGGCCGCTCAAGCAGAAGCCTGGACCGCGGCAACCGCCTACGCCGCACTGCTTCACGACATCGGCAAGATCGCTGTTGATCTACATGTAGAGCATGCCGACGGCAGTGTCTGGCACCCCTGGCACGGTCCGCTGAAGCAACCCTACCGATTCCGCTACCGCGAGGATCGCGAGTACCGACTGCACAGTGCAGCTACCGGCCTGCTGTACCACCAAGTGCTTGATCGCTTCATCCTTGACTGGCTCAGCGGCTTCCCATCGCTGTGGGCTGCATTGCTGTACATCATGGCAGGACAGTACGAGCACGCCGGGGTGCTCGGAGAACTGGTGGAGAAGGCCGACCGTGCCTCCGTAGCCCAGGAACTGGGAGGTGATCCGGCAAAGGCGATGGCCGCACCGAAGCATGCTTTGCAGCGCAAGCTGCTGGACGGCCTGCGCTACCTGCTCAAGGAAGAGTTGAAGCTCAATCAGCCCCAGGCGTCAGATGGCTGGCTGACGCACGATGCGCTGTGGCTCGTCAGCAAGACCGTCTCCGACAAACTGCGCGCACACTTGCTGGCGCAGGGCATCGATGGCATTCCTTCAAACAACACCGCCGTCTTCAATGTGTTGCAAGACCACGGTATCCTCCAGGCAACGCCGGAAGGCAAAGCCATCTGGAAAGCCACGGTCACCAGCGAGACCGGCTGGTCGCACAGTTTCACGCTGCTGCGCTTGGCCCCGGCATTGATCTGGGAAGCCGCAGAACGCCCACAGCCCTTCAGTGGCACCGTCGTCGAAGAAGCATCGGGCAGCGAACCAATCGAGGAGAACGGCGGCTCCCCTGCCCCTTCGCCCGCTCCCGTCGGCCCCCCTTCGTTTGTGGACGCGGCTTCAGCGACACTCGCCGACCTCGCGTCGGCTCAAGTCGATGCGATGGAAGACTTGCTGTCGTTGATCAGCGATCCGTCTCCTCCGGCAACGCCTCTTGTCGAAGATGCATCTGCCAGCCTGCCGCCAGGCGAGGCGGAATCCACCGCCACACAGAGGCAAACACCCGACCCAGCTGAAGGCCAGCCGTCGCAAGCACTGCCCTCCCCCAAACACTTCATTGCCTGGCTGAAGCAAGGCATCGAATCACGCAAGCTGATCATCAACGACGCCAAAGCGTTGGTGCATACGGTCGCCGATACCGCTTACCTGGTCAGTCCCGGTGTCTTCCAGCGCTATGCCCAGGAACACCCGCAGATCGCTGCTCTGGCTAAGCAGGAGAACGTGCAGGAATGGCAATGGGTACAGAAGCACTTCGAGAAGCTGCTGCTACACCGCAAACAAGACAATGGATTGAACATCTGGACCTGCGATGTCATCGGACCACGCAAATCACGGCGGCTGCACGGCTACCTGTTACAAGATCCCAGGCATCTTTTTGATGAGGTTCCGCCGAACAACCCATATCTGCGCGTCCACTAA
- a CDS encoding DUF3742 family protein encodes MNTTTRISTAERLGRSVGRGWRAYARGERRLSGWLASKSLPIVGASLGLWVVKLAVLGLLLYFAFWFAVVVLGVMAAGWAAAANTPDEEEWPFTDLTELRKTPGYDPNLYNDTSHELYTDD; translated from the coding sequence ATGAACACGACAACCCGCATCAGTACCGCAGAACGCCTCGGCCGCAGCGTTGGCCGTGGATGGCGCGCCTATGCGCGCGGCGAGCGACGGTTGTCGGGTTGGCTCGCCTCCAAGAGTTTGCCGATCGTTGGAGCCAGCTTGGGGTTGTGGGTGGTCAAGCTGGCTGTGCTGGGACTGCTGCTCTACTTTGCCTTCTGGTTCGCAGTCGTGGTGCTGGGCGTGATGGCCGCGGGATGGGCTGCGGCCGCCAATACTCCGGATGAGGAAGAGTGGCCTTTCACCGACCTCACCGAACTGCGAAAGACTCCTGGCTACGATCCGAATCTGTACAACGACACGTCGCACGAGTTGTACACCGACGATTGA
- a CDS encoding conjugal transfer protein TraG N-terminal domain-containing protein, producing MTLFTTDYLEYYLTLVSWIIHNGIWAVLVSSGVFALPFVAIIVQEWLKARTEGADEGNKGVLSAARIENRVFVAIVVVMFAGIPFIDVDLNTIQYDSSRSAQCQVSVPQPSETGWSQSFSTLNNQSAKLPVWWAFMHALSRAVTGASVAAIPCGTDLRQMRIEIDATRIDDPVLAQEVADFTHDCYGPARAKLFMQRPQLNEEQMHDVTWIGSRFFTDTAGYYDSYRASTPREDWPYDSNRDAGLAQVSSGGGYPNCRQWWADSSNGLRARLLGQVDPNLLTRLAGWAGFLSRADVDDSVIRAIASPRQQKLNQGSVYTDYGGQIDKTLPNIVTRAAGDVGMAVGGIAAFPAMDVVRQALPMVLALLKMALVICIPLVLVVGTYDLKTVVTISVVQFALFFIDFWLQLGRWIDSTILDALYGWGWGWNRPHNNFDPLVGLNNAFGDMLLNFVTGTMFLVLPGFWLASLTWVGVRAGHAIQGLSDGSKGAGQAGGKGTGALTGGKLK from the coding sequence ATGACGCTTTTTACAACCGACTACCTGGAGTACTACCTCACGCTGGTGTCCTGGATCATCCATAACGGGATCTGGGCTGTGCTGGTATCCAGCGGTGTGTTTGCGCTGCCCTTTGTGGCAATCATCGTGCAGGAATGGCTCAAAGCGCGCACGGAAGGTGCCGACGAAGGCAACAAGGGCGTGCTCTCGGCTGCGCGTATCGAGAACCGCGTGTTCGTCGCTATCGTGGTGGTAATGTTCGCCGGCATCCCATTTATCGACGTGGATCTGAACACCATCCAGTACGACAGCTCGCGCTCGGCGCAGTGCCAAGTCAGCGTGCCGCAGCCTTCCGAAACAGGCTGGTCGCAGTCCTTCTCGACCCTCAACAACCAAAGCGCGAAGTTGCCGGTGTGGTGGGCCTTCATGCATGCGCTTTCGCGCGCTGTCACGGGCGCTTCTGTTGCGGCAATTCCTTGCGGGACCGATCTGAGGCAGATGCGGATCGAAATCGACGCCACGCGCATCGACGATCCAGTGCTGGCCCAGGAAGTGGCGGATTTCACCCACGATTGCTACGGGCCGGCCCGTGCCAAGCTGTTCATGCAGCGCCCGCAACTTAACGAAGAGCAGATGCACGATGTCACGTGGATCGGCTCACGCTTCTTCACGGATACAGCCGGCTACTACGACAGCTATCGCGCCAGCACCCCGCGCGAGGACTGGCCCTACGACAGCAACCGTGACGCAGGGCTTGCGCAGGTGTCTAGCGGCGGCGGCTACCCGAACTGCCGGCAATGGTGGGCCGATAGCAGCAACGGCCTGCGGGCGCGGCTGTTGGGCCAGGTGGACCCCAACCTACTCACGCGGCTGGCGGGTTGGGCTGGGTTCCTGAGCCGCGCCGACGTGGACGATTCGGTGATCCGTGCAATCGCCTCGCCGCGACAGCAGAAACTCAATCAAGGCTCGGTCTATACGGACTACGGTGGTCAGATCGACAAGACATTGCCGAACATCGTGACGCGGGCGGCAGGCGACGTGGGAATGGCCGTTGGGGGCATCGCAGCATTCCCCGCAATGGACGTGGTGCGCCAGGCCCTGCCCATGGTGCTCGCACTGCTCAAGATGGCGTTGGTGATTTGCATTCCTCTAGTATTGGTCGTGGGCACCTACGACCTCAAGACCGTCGTCACCATCAGCGTCGTGCAGTTCGCGCTGTTCTTCATCGATTTTTGGCTCCAGTTGGGTCGCTGGATCGACAGCACCATCCTCGATGCGCTCTATGGATGGGGCTGGGGCTGGAACCGGCCGCACAACAACTTCGATCCGCTGGTGGGCTTGAACAATGCGTTCGGCGACATGCTGCTAAACTTCGTCACAGGGACAATGTTCCTAGTCCTTCCGGGATTTTGGCTGGCGAGCCTCACCTGGGTTGGGGTTCGGGCCGGACATGCCATCCAAGGACTCTCAGATGGCAGCAAGGGCGCAGGTCAAGCGGGTGGCAAGGGCACTGGGGCACTCACTGGGGGCAAGCTGAAATAG
- a CDS encoding integrating conjugative element protein, which yields MKRPELMNLSTKARRLLRPTALAGALSLGCGLAWAQTGFQTGGPVIGDEVMYSIGGGSAVSMGGAAGMRSIGVGAGWNSNLICGDMDIQTTLKNQLNGVTNGFQQIMSNVIQSATSAVASLPALIIQRADPGLYNLLTNGVLQARLDYDRSKLTCRAMAEKMADKAGGQLGWSQMAESMALRDAVSSTDAVSAIERAETKRGNDGVPWVGGSNAGGVGQPSIRVVSDVTRAGYNLVNGRGVTDTSSIDQTSCSTLSCQTWTSPQQAVEWATRVLGEKEQRTCDACTKTETVPGVGLTPLIQEEYEAKLVVLQELISGTNNTTFENLRGAGSSSLPITRGVIEALRDEPDQDLLARRLASEVALSSVLEKALLLQRTLLTGKNEPNVAANQLAVEAVNHESDTLDQEIRNLKTELELRRELANNSPMAIIQRHGTRAAGSRGIYEGDPVPDRLDQLQKGKPGDRP from the coding sequence ATGAAACGTCCTGAATTGATGAACCTCTCCACCAAAGCGCGCCGCTTGCTGCGCCCCACGGCGCTGGCTGGCGCGCTCTCCCTTGGCTGCGGCCTAGCGTGGGCGCAGACCGGTTTTCAAACGGGCGGTCCCGTCATCGGCGATGAGGTGATGTACTCGATCGGCGGTGGCAGTGCGGTGTCTATGGGCGGCGCGGCAGGCATGCGCTCGATTGGAGTCGGTGCAGGCTGGAACAGCAACCTGATCTGCGGCGATATGGACATCCAGACCACGCTGAAAAACCAGCTCAACGGTGTTACGAACGGTTTCCAGCAGATCATGAGCAATGTGATCCAGAGCGCAACAAGTGCCGTGGCATCTCTGCCTGCGCTGATCATCCAGCGCGCCGATCCAGGTTTGTACAACCTGCTCACCAATGGCGTGCTGCAGGCGCGACTGGACTACGATCGCTCGAAGCTGACGTGCCGCGCCATGGCCGAAAAGATGGCCGACAAGGCGGGAGGACAGCTTGGATGGAGCCAGATGGCGGAAAGCATGGCACTGCGCGATGCAGTGTCGAGTACGGACGCCGTATCGGCGATCGAGCGAGCGGAAACCAAGCGCGGTAACGATGGCGTGCCCTGGGTGGGCGGCAGCAATGCCGGCGGCGTGGGTCAGCCGTCCATCCGAGTAGTCAGCGATGTCACTCGGGCGGGCTACAACCTGGTCAACGGCCGCGGCGTGACCGACACGTCATCCATCGATCAGACGAGTTGCTCCACTCTGTCCTGCCAGACCTGGACCTCGCCGCAACAGGCGGTCGAATGGGCTACGCGGGTCCTGGGAGAGAAGGAGCAGCGCACTTGCGATGCCTGTACCAAGACCGAGACAGTGCCCGGCGTAGGGCTAACGCCGCTGATCCAGGAGGAGTACGAAGCCAAGCTCGTAGTCCTGCAAGAACTCATCTCCGGGACGAACAACACGACGTTCGAGAACCTGCGCGGGGCAGGCAGTAGTTCGCTGCCCATCACCCGCGGCGTCATCGAGGCGCTGCGCGACGAGCCGGATCAAGACCTGCTGGCGCGACGCTTGGCGTCCGAAGTCGCGCTCTCGTCAGTGCTGGAAAAGGCGCTGCTGCTCCAGCGCACGTTACTGACGGGTAAGAACGAACCCAACGTAGCGGCCAACCAGTTGGCGGTCGAGGCCGTGAACCACGAGAGCGACACGCTCGATCAGGAGATCCGCAACCTCAAAACCGAGTTGGAACTGCGCCGCGAGTTGGCCAACAACTCGCCCATGGCCATCATCCAGCGCCACGGCACGCGCGCGGCGGGTTCGCGCGGTATCTACGAAGGCGACCCGGTGCCTGACCGTCTCGATCAGTTGCAGAAAGGCAAGCCAGGAGACCGGCCATGA
- a CDS encoding TIGR03756 family integrating conjugative element protein, whose amino-acid sequence MIRPFDLLRRLRVAVASLLLASATASYALNTATIVGSVASPDCLEYRVVGICYWLYCTVTGCTVRTSVKVRHYIPDAVVSSYSNTGENPWVEVQAMSMPNRSAQSGGDGTTNEDHENNLARFKNADVVGHPGVEVFNRFVSSSGYFCEGAGTAFMPYLLSTLDTLAWRYNVPEMAYPESLIPGKREIGARSTLNLWGNLYPRGGFLQQTDDYKAGAVVAQRAGDVVTRRGQIHVYQPLLANSRPGYWPAGALREGDASTGKWQELTPVLSSSCTVFPRSGSLTQAQQGDYAWALWRPYACCERRGQVFLGSVDFY is encoded by the coding sequence GTGATCCGCCCATTCGACCTGCTACGCCGCCTGCGTGTCGCTGTGGCCTCGCTACTGTTGGCCAGCGCTACAGCGAGCTACGCCCTGAATACCGCGACCATCGTCGGCTCAGTGGCATCGCCCGATTGCCTTGAATACAGGGTGGTGGGCATTTGTTACTGGCTTTACTGCACCGTGACCGGCTGCACGGTGCGCACGTCCGTCAAGGTACGTCATTACATACCGGATGCGGTCGTCTCCAGCTACAGCAACACTGGCGAAAACCCTTGGGTCGAAGTTCAGGCGATGAGCATGCCCAACCGATCAGCCCAGTCAGGCGGCGACGGCACCACGAACGAAGACCATGAAAACAACCTCGCGCGATTCAAGAACGCCGATGTCGTCGGTCATCCAGGCGTCGAAGTGTTTAACCGGTTCGTATCGTCATCGGGCTATTTCTGCGAGGGCGCGGGCACGGCGTTCATGCCTTATCTGCTCAGCACCTTGGACACACTAGCCTGGCGCTATAACGTGCCTGAGATGGCCTACCCGGAGTCGCTGATTCCGGGCAAGCGCGAGATCGGCGCGCGCTCGACGCTGAACCTTTGGGGCAATTTGTATCCTCGCGGCGGTTTCCTTCAGCAGACGGACGACTACAAGGCTGGCGCCGTCGTAGCTCAGCGTGCTGGCGATGTGGTCACGCGCCGCGGGCAGATTCACGTCTATCAACCGCTACTGGCGAACTCACGGCCCGGCTATTGGCCTGCAGGCGCACTGAGGGAGGGTGATGCCTCAACCGGCAAATGGCAGGAACTCACGCCTGTCCTGTCCTCGTCCTGCACGGTCTTCCCGCGCAGCGGTTCCCTAACACAGGCCCAGCAAGGCGACTACGCCTGGGCATTGTGGCGGCCCTATGCATGCTGCGAACGCCGGGGCCAGGTATTCCTCGGCAGCGTCGATTTCTATTGA
- a CDS encoding TIGR03757 family integrating conjugative element protein: MPASFSKFASGWRALGVAIALPASLAAFSPATFAADVVVVTDSRHPVKTMGGERLIELDQASQTEAELSANLPNDPERAAAIVRQRLSQDGTDLQRSIGIAYQGITDAWSLGISSIPAVVVDQRYVVYGEADVARAIARIEQYRRAQP; the protein is encoded by the coding sequence ATGCCAGCATCTTTCTCCAAGTTTGCGTCAGGCTGGCGGGCCCTTGGCGTGGCTATCGCGCTGCCGGCTTCCCTGGCGGCATTCAGCCCGGCCACCTTTGCCGCAGATGTGGTGGTCGTCACCGACAGCCGCCACCCGGTCAAGACCATGGGAGGCGAGCGGCTGATCGAGCTGGACCAGGCATCCCAGACCGAAGCAGAGCTTTCCGCGAATCTGCCAAACGACCCCGAACGGGCAGCAGCCATCGTCCGGCAGCGCTTGAGCCAAGACGGCACCGATCTTCAACGCAGCATCGGCATCGCCTACCAAGGCATCACCGACGCATGGAGCCTGGGTATCAGCAGCATCCCGGCCGTCGTGGTGGACCAGCGCTATGTGGTCTATGGCGAGGCGGACGTGGCGCGCGCCATCGCGCGTATCGAACAGTATCGCAGGGCACAGCCGTGA
- a CDS encoding DsbA family protein: MTPKRPSIPIQVQAFRRRRWRSRWLWALVAVLAALLLIWFRLIWLPSRSSGESSQQTPTPVNTAQVAGPPWQMGNSQGRFTLTLYGDLECPFCRSYFPLLKRWVGDHADVALQWHHMPLAAHEPAASAEARWAECAAEAGGHAAFWQAIEWVYAHTRSDGQGLPNGLRYPDVTPAIEQCMASGRAEAAIRAQAAEATKSGVTATPSVRLRDRQTGQAILLQGPIEGDSLLSAMDMLSADTTIHTPAVPADPTTQMPTDIIGDMPR; the protein is encoded by the coding sequence ATGACGCCAAAACGTCCTTCCATTCCGATACAGGTGCAGGCGTTCCGCCGCAGGCGCTGGCGGTCTCGCTGGCTCTGGGCCTTGGTTGCTGTGCTGGCCGCGCTGCTGCTGATCTGGTTCCGGCTGATATGGCTACCGTCCCGGTCGTCAGGCGAATCCTCACAGCAGACGCCAACGCCAGTCAACACTGCGCAGGTGGCTGGGCCTCCCTGGCAGATGGGTAACTCGCAGGGCCGTTTCACGCTGACGCTCTATGGGGACCTCGAATGCCCATTCTGCCGGTCCTACTTCCCGCTGCTCAAGCGCTGGGTGGGCGACCACGCGGATGTGGCCCTGCAATGGCACCACATGCCCCTGGCAGCGCATGAGCCCGCAGCGTCAGCCGAAGCGCGTTGGGCGGAATGCGCCGCTGAGGCCGGCGGACATGCTGCCTTCTGGCAGGCCATCGAATGGGTCTATGCCCATACGCGCAGCGACGGCCAAGGCTTGCCCAATGGCCTGCGCTATCCCGACGTCACGCCCGCTATCGAGCAATGCATGGCGAGCGGTCGGGCGGAGGCTGCGATACGTGCCCAGGCCGCGGAAGCGACGAAGAGCGGCGTGACCGCCACGCCATCGGTCCGGCTGCGTGATCGCCAGACCGGTCAGGCCATCCTGCTGCAGGGGCCGATCGAGGGCGACTCTCTGCTGTCGGCCATGGACATGCTGTCGGCCGATACGACCATCCATACACCCGCCGTTCCAGCGGACCCCACAACGCAAATGCCTACGGACATCATCGGCGACATGCCAAGGTAG